ccttggacgcagtgcttgacgccagtttgaagctagccgccacagctagctctctccacccgagtctaaaactctctatgcggcatcaaaagtcagcCAGATCGCCCcgaaaaccgtcttctgcgtcgcctgcccctcaacatttgtatgttcaacatttattcaatgttgatgagcagacGATTTacattcaagagttccatcttgcattgtttatttcttctccgttaaactagaggaagtcaacaagcatgccccaaaaccgtacaaacataacgcacacccctctagtggcttggcggattTGGCTTCAATTTGCTAACATGTGCACTTTGCATTTGATTGGATGATTTATTATGATTTATTGTCAatacattagtggttgaattgtttaaaaaaattggcaATAATATTGCATATCTGCAATAATTaatgagacaatatatcgcctgataaaatttgttatcgcaacaggCCTAATCATTcatgctgtgtgtgtgtgtgtgtgtgtgtgtgtgtccaggTGTGTTTGCGACTGATTCAGATGTTCAGTCAGTGGCAGCAGGGGGCGCTGCAGCAACTGTCTCACTCCATCCAATTGCTGACGCACAAGCAAACGGCCAGGGTCAAGGTCACGGCGCCCCCCGACTCGGATTCGGACGGCGACGAACAAACGCAGGTCGGGCACACGCGCAAATCCAGACGGACGAAAGAGCCGTTTGAGctattcaagtttttttttctgtacgtGCGTGCGTAGGCGATGGAATTTGAAAACGCGACAGACAGCGCTAGCGATCAACAGATTAGAGGTGCTCCTCAGGAGGACCAAGACGGATGGACGCTCGTCGGAAAGAGAAAGTGAAGCCCGCTTTGGAGGATGAGCCGCTGCATTGTAGAGGGGGCGGAGCAAATGTCAAATTGTATGGAGAAGAGGTAAACTTGGACTCGATGTGAAAATGGACACATAAGAGGAATCAAGTGCACGAGAGTCAAAACAAGAAAGCAGTGCCTTTCACCTCAtgcaaaagtgctttttttcccctctgacaTCGTATTAACTTATTGACTGCGATAGACGTCAACTACATTTGAAGTGAGAGCGAAGTCTCTTTAGCGGCAGCATTTGAGTTCATTAAGATCAACTGTACTTGTACCTGTACTGTACCATTTtatggcagtgtttttcaaccactgtGCCGCAGTGTTGGTATGCTGTGGAAAACCATCCACCTTCACCTAATTgcccttaaaatgttttttttttttttcttcaaaaggaACTCACAAATATGCTGTTGCCGAGTGTGCGCTGCCCAATGGTCCATAATCATGTGGGAGGCGG
This Corythoichthys intestinalis isolate RoL2023-P3 chromosome 11, ASM3026506v1, whole genome shotgun sequence DNA region includes the following protein-coding sequences:
- the tsr2 gene encoding pre-rRNA-processing protein TSR2 homolog, producing the protein MAASAAHSRALFTDGVRATLHSWPVLQIALDNGFGGVYGQQKADWLVDVVQQYFHDNADLQQDEVEDFLCTLMDQEFDTVVEDGSLPQVCLRLIQMFSQWQQGALQQLSHSIQLLTHKQTARVKVTAPPDSDSDGDEQTQAMEFENATDSASDQQIRGAPQEDQDGWTLVGKRK